In the genome of Phragmites australis chromosome 9, lpPhrAust1.1, whole genome shotgun sequence, the window GTCGAATGTAGCACGGCGGGTGACATCATAGACGAGTAATGCTCCTATAGCTCCTCGGTAATAGGCACTTGTAATAGCACGGTACCTGAAAAACCATGGATACAAATACTAGGTCAAACAGTAAGAGAAGTTAGGTTCAGTGGAGATtatcttccctttttttttttgatagtATGGAAAATGGGATCAAACATGACACATCGCCTAGGAGAGGGGTAAACTAGCACGAATTTGATATCCTCAAAAATGTGTTGCTGTGGACAGCTCTATAGCAGCTAGTTTTGAGTTGCGATCATTCTGGATCTATTTCGTGGCAACTATAGTCGGGTATAATTTCGTACCATTAAGTCCTTAATTCTGTTGATCAATTGAATAATTTCTGTAAGAAGGAAATCTAATATTCTTTCTACAAGAAGCCCCCAAAATCTACCATCAGTCAACTTCTGTGAGGGCCTGTTTCTCAGCTGATTCGTCCAAATAAAGTTGTGGCCAATAGATTTTTGTCCCTGACTTAAACTAGCAGCTTCTAGCTGGATATCATAGATCACTTCAATCAGCTGATATGGTGCTAAATtaatgaagaaaacaaaaatgcaaTTGCCACTTCTACCGCTGCCATTTTACACTGAATACAATTCTGACAAATACACAGTTCAGGAGTAGCAAGTATCAACCCACTGTAACTGCTCTCTCTTACCTTGCAAAATCAACTAGTAACAACTAACAACTAGTTAAGTACACTTGTGCTGCTGATTCTAGTTCAAGACTTCAAGCTCATCTTTACATGTTCAGTTCTCCCACAATTAACATTCGCACAACAAACATGCACTCATATACTCTTCATATAACATATTCCAAATTATAGCACTGACAACATAGCAGAAATAGAATGTAAAAGGAGGACAGTGAACTGACAAACAAGTAACGCGTGACAGAAATTGACATCTCAACCCCCCCAAGAACGAAATCTGCCCACCCATCTACCTACTAGAAACAACCAATGGACATCTGAACCACTGGACCACCCCCAAGATCCCGTCTTTCCTAAATCTTACCAAGGTTGGAATTCCTTAGTTATTTTACCCGCGGTGAATCCTGAACCACTCCTCCAGATCACCTACCCTTGCAAATTCATACCAAAAAAGCAGCACCAAATTTAGCTCTCGAATCAAACAAGAAAGCGAGCAAATGAGCAACTGCAACCATGCAGTTACCTACTATACGAGATCAAGCAAACGAGGCACCCAAGATCACATTTGCACCAACAAATCTACACCAATGCACCGCGACGCCAAGCCAAGATCGTGCTAGAGGGATCCAAGGGTACCTCTCCTGGCCAGCTGTGTCCCAAATCTGGGCCTTGATGACCTTGCCGTCGACCTGGAGGCTGCGGGTGGCGAATTCGACGCCGATGGTGGACTTGGACTCGAGGCAGAACTCGTTCTTGGTGAAGCGGGAGAGGAGGTTGGACTTGCCGACGCCGGAGTCGCCGATGAGCACCACCTTGAAGAGGTAGTCGTAGTCGTCCTCCGCCCTGTACCCGCCTCCGTTGGCAGCCATTGTTCCCCCTGCGAGCAGAGGCTGGCTGCTGCTAGCAGCTAGCGTAGGCGAGGAGGGGTTTGGGGCCTGGAACTCTGGATCTCGTAGGAGCCGGGTGGTGCAGTGTCACTGTGGAACTGGGATTTGGGAGCAGAGTGCCAGTGAGGGCCGCAGCACTAGCATGTGTTAAGACGGAAGAGTGGTTGGTGGTGTTTTCTTTCGGTCATcaaatgcatgtttggttagGAGTTAAAGTCACTGTATCAAAATTTAGTAACGTCTAAATAATATGGCTACTATTTAGAATCAAATttttaatttcgttttataattattttcacCGACCgataaaaagatcaaaattcgtgaaatttaactaaattttaattatttttcattcTCTTCTATGTGGGTCCTGCCTGTaagtgaaagaaaattccgaAATTAGGTATTTTGTTCCTCTCCGAAATTACCGAAACTCGTaaaattttaccaaaattttAGCAAACTTTTAATCCCCGGTAGAATtatatcaaaatttaaaacaatctATGAATTCGTTAGCCCTCGGATGGGACGTTTGCCCATTAGTcctctcagaaaaaaaaaatctaagaaaagaATACTCAAGCTTAGTACCTTCTTGTTAGTATTATTTGCTCTTCTGGTCAACTGTTCTTTGGTACTGTACAACTGATGTATAAAATATAAACATGTACGGCATCGTTAGGTTCTGGTTGCTGTAAATTTTAAAGACCTTATGGCTATTGTCCATGTGCAGGTCTCAACCTGCCACCAGGATCGTTAGCCGGCTCGATCGATGGGTTTTAGCTGTGGCAAGTAGCAACCACCTCGCTAAATTTGGGGACGGTGGGATGGTGGTCATGCGTCGTGAGATTCCAGGCCAGTCGGTTGCTCGGCGTTGGCGTCGGCGGTATCCTTGTGAGCTGGGCGTTGAACCCGTCGGGGCGGCCGCGCTTTAGTGTGGTTGCCGACGACGAGTTGGTCGACGGGAGAGCGACCCCCACGTCCTCACCTCTCGAGTCCTCAACCGAAAACACATCGCACCGGCCGTCGGCGTGCGCATTTTTGACAGCCGCACGGACCGACGAGGGACGTTGGGTTTCGACGCCCAAAATCAATCGGTACTCCGTCCGTCGTGTACTCGTCCTACCTGACTCGGGCCGCGCGTGCGTGGGTTTGCTGTTTGGTTGGGCCATCAGCTCGCGTTTTTTCGGCAACAAAACTAAACCCATGAGGCCATCTTCGGAACCTTGAAGACCCAGTAGGCACAGTACGGCCTTTTATCATCACTGTTATCTGAACACGGACGCGTGTATCAGAATTTgacttgaatttaaatatttgatTCAGAAATTTTTTTTGATACCTGAAATACAACTTAGAATTAGACAAGAGTATCAAAATTCGACTCAAATTCAAGATGCTGGattcggaaaaaaaaactttagacacatacgttccaagTAGCACTGTTTATCATCTAGTCATAAGAGCTCTTTAGTGGGGACTTGTCGTTTGTTGTCGATTGATCCCATATCACTATGTAGTGTAATTAAGCAGGGCTACGAACCAAACAGAATTACCTAATGTCACGACACCGGTGCCCATACAAATCCCTGACAGCTCCAAGTCACCATCTCCCGGTTCAGAACGGAACAGCAAAAGAAGGGTGGCGCCGCAGATATTTGAATTCTAGAAACCGGAGGTTCTGAAATCTACAGCTGCCACTGCCATGCATACAAGCCGACGTATCAGACGATTGGAGAATTGCGAGTTGCGAATCTCCCCCTCCATTCCAGAAAACAACACCTCAATCTCACGCGGGCCTATACTTTTCTGCCTTACTTGATCCATCAGCGCAACACCTCAATGCGCTGCACGCGAACCAGAACGCTTACTTGGCGCGTGCATACGATCAGCTGCTGCCTGCACACCAACCACGGCATGGCAATCAGCATTTGAATCAGCTTCTGCCATGGAACTCTGAGACCAGCCAATGCGAGCCATGGAACGCACTGAAGGTGGCAGAGGATGTTTGTTCATCGGATGATCAGCGCCGTGCCGGCGGGCGTCTGCCGGCGTCCGAGCGGTCCAGCAGGTTGCCGTACTCCAACCAGATCTGGCGGAAGACCTTGACGATGCAGTCGTGGTGCTCGTCCGCGTTCAGGGACAGGTAGCACGCCAGCAGCCGCTCCAGCTCCTCCGGCCGCGGCGCGGACCCGCTGCTCGCGATCATCTCCACCATCGACTCCCGGAACGCCCGCTGCGGGTCCCGCGTCCGCCGCACCACCGCCAGCCTCTCCAGCTCCGGAGCCACGGCGGCGCGCCGCGGCGACCGCACGCGCACACGCAGCGGCATCCTACCGGAGAACGACGACCTCCGCCCGCTGACGCtgaggcggcggctgcggcggcgccgGTACCGTCTCACCCGCGCCGGCCCGTCGTCTGTGTCTGGCGCAGCAGAGGCGGCGGTCCGCGGCGGGCGCGCCGCGGAGCcggcgagggagaaggggaTCAGGTAACCGAGCGGCGGGAGCTCATGGTCCCCGCCGAGGGAGCTGTGGCGGCAGCGGTGTTGGCAGTGGCGGCGCGCGGCGACAGCTTCGGCACTGTCGTTACCAACCGACAGCCGCCGCGGGACGACGTCGGCGGGGGAGCGGCGCGGCGGGCTAGGCCGGCCCGGTGTGACCACCACGGGGCTCGGGCTGGTGCGCTTGCGGAGGCACGTGGGGAACGCGTGAGCCGCCGCGCTGTTCTTGGGCGGGAACGCGGGCGCGTGCTTGGCGGGCGCACCAGGCTTCTCCTTCGCCGTGAGCTTGGCGAGCCACGAGATAAGCGAGAAGGAGAACGCCCTGCGCTtgctcttgcttcctctctCCCCTTCATCTTCTTGCACGCACTGGGCTGCATGTTGCTTGCGGATCTCCCATCTCATGGCTCGTTCTTGCGATCTTAGTACGAAGATTGGTGTCAACTTCGTGTGTGGCGTGTGAGAGAGCTTggagtgcagtgcagtgcagggGAGCGCGGGAGACGTGTGCGATTTAAAGCGTGCAAGTTTTGGCGGTTAGGTGCCGTGCCGGCGTGCTGGTATTGGGACTTCTGGCACGCACACTGCTACGGCTAGTGTCAGTACTTGTACACTGACAAAAGACAACATCGGAGAATGAAAGTGAAACAAAGGGTGAAGAGAGGAGACAGGCGTGATCTGACGAAGTTCATGTCTGCATGCATATGTGCATGGGTTTTCGAAAGGTCCTGGCGGCTTCAGACTTCAGAGTCCACCAGCCCCCCATTCACCCAGACACACATGATGCAACCATCCATTAGCACACACCTTTTGTGTGCGTCTTTTGTACTTTCTGCCGTCCTCTCTCTGTCTTCGTCGTGGTCTTCAGCCTCACAGGTCTCGAACAAACACAGCAAAAGCAATGCAGGAGCAGGAAGACAAAGGAAGGAGACAAAAAGCAAGGGGAAAAGTGGTTTGATGGCTGAAAGCTAGGACTCGGCTGAAACAACGGGGCCGGCTGCTGGTACTACGGCTTAAGTACTTGTTTTGGTGCTTTCGTTCAGTACTGCTGCTTCTGTAGTTGTTCTCCTTTGTTCAGTCGTTTGAAGAAAGTCCCGCCAGCTGATATCAGGCTTTCGTGCACACCGGAATTGCCAATTACCATTCTTCGACACCGACAAAGAAACAAGCAATGCTGAAATTCTACTCCACTTTTCCATTAGGATGTGGCAATGTAACAGTTGA includes:
- the LOC133929874 gene encoding transcription repressor OFP1-like — translated: MRWEIRKQHAAQCVQEDEGERGSKSKRRAFSFSLISWLAKLTAKEKPGAPAKHAPAFPPKNSAAAHAFPTCLRKRTSPSPVVVTPGRPSPPRRSPADVVPRRLSVGNDSAEAVAARRHCQHRCRHSSLGGDHELPPLGYLIPFSLAGSAARPPRTAASAAPDTDDGPARVRRYRRRRSRRLSVSGRRSSFSGRMPLRVRVRSPRRAAVAPELERLAVVRRTRDPQRAFRESMVEMIASSGSAPRPEELERLLACYLSLNADEHHDCIVKVFRQIWLEYGNLLDRSDAGRRPPARR